The Brevibacterium atlanticum genome segment GAGCAACGCCACGACAATGCCAGAGACGATGACGGTTCTCTTCATGGGAGGGGTCGCTTTCGGGGATTCAGTGACGTCGGGGAGGGGCAGAGGTATCCGAGGTCGGAACAGCGGTGCAGTCGGTGGGAACCCGGTCGGTCGAGGTCGGGCCCAGCGAGTCTCTGAACGAACTCGATGCCTATGACGGAATCATAAGATGCCCGGCGGCTCGAAGTTGTTGAAATCTGTATTTATCGTGAATTCGTTATCGAGCTGTACCCAAGAGAGCGGGTATGTCTCTGTGTCAGTGGGGTGCGCTACCGTCGTTAGCATGAATGAGAACAATGAGGTTCACACGGAATTCTTCGCCACTTACACGCACGCCCTCCTCGATCGTGATGCGGCAGCCATTGCCGATCACTACGCCGTGCCGGCACTCATCGAGTTCCCCGGACAGCGGATCCTCGTCACCGATGCCCGCCAGACCGAGGACTTCTTCGCCGGAGCCTTCGGCCAATACGCCGAGGTGGCCCAGGCGGACGCCGATATCACCGTGGCCGCGAAGACCGATCACAGCATCTGGGCCGATGTCACCTGGCACTATCACGGCGGTGCCCCGGACGAACGGAATATG includes the following:
- a CDS encoding Cif family virulence factor; amino-acid sequence: MNENNEVHTEFFATYTHALLDRDAAAIADHYAVPALIEFPGQRILVTDARQTEDFFAGAFGQYAEVAQADADITVAAKTDHSIWADVTWHYHGGAPDERNMYQLVRADEGWKIAVLTPLVLE